CACCGCCGTGTCCGATGTCTCCTTCGACGTCGCGTCGGGCGAGGTGCTCGGCCTGATCGGGCCGAACGGCTCGGGCAAGTCGACGCTGTTCAACTGCATCCTCGGCCAGATCGCGCCGAGCGAGGGCGAGGTGATCCTCGACGGGCGGGCCATTACCGGCCTCAGGCCGTCCGAACTGAACCGGCGCGGGGTGAGCCGGACCTTCCAGCTCCTGCAGGTCTTCCCGCAGCTGACCGTCAGGGAGAACCTGATCCTGGCCGGCCAGGAACATGTCGGCTCGCTGGTCTCGCGCCTGTTCGGCGCGCGCGATGCCGGCCTCGGCGGCAAGGCCGAGGCCATGATCGGCTTCTTCCGCCTCGGCCATCTCGCCGACGAAAAGGCCGGGCGGCTCAGCTACGGCCAGCAGAAGCTGCTCGATGCGGCCATGGCCTTCATGGCCGGACCACGCCTCGTCCTGCTCGACGAGCCGGCGGGCGGGGTCAATCCGACCATGCTGGAGGGCCTGAAGGAACGGCTCGCCGCCTATAACCGCGAGGTCGGCACGACCTTCGTGGTGATCGAGCACAACATGGACTTCGTCATGAGCCTGTGCACCCGCGTCATCGTGCTGGCCGAAGGGCGGATCATCGCCGAGGGCCGCCCGGAAGACGTGCGCCGCGACCCGGCCGTCGTCGACGCTTATCTTGGAGGCTGACATGGCTGCCAGCGGCGCTGCGGCCGATGCCGTGCTCATTCTCGATCAGGTGGTGGCGGGCTACGGCCCGATCACCATCCTCAACGGCACCAGCTTCGCCGTCCGGCAAGGAACGATCACCACGGTGATCGGTCCGAACGGGGCCGGCAAGTCGACCGTGTTCAAGGCCATTTTTGGCCTGTTGAAGGTGCAGTCGGGGCATATCCGCTTCGATGGCGAGGACGTCACCGGCCTGCCGCCGGCGCGTCTCATCGCGCGCGGCATCACCTATGTGCCGCAGGGCCGCAACGTCTTTCCGGAAATCTCCGTCCGGCACAATCTGGAACTCGGCGCGGTCGCGATCCCTGGTGTCACCGATCTCGACGGCCGCATCGAGCGGGCGATGGACCGGTTTCCCATGCTCAGGACCAAGGCCGATGTGCAGGCCTCGACGCTGTCGGGCGGGCAGCAGAAGATCCTCGAGGTTGCCCGCGGCCTCATGCTCGAGCCGAAGCTCGTCCTCATCGACGAGCCCTCGATCGGCCTGTCGCCGCTGATGGTCCAGGAGGTGTTCCAGATCCTGAAGGATCTGCGGGCGCGGGGTGTCACCATTCTCCTGATCGAGCAGAACGCGCGCAGCGCGCTGTCGATCTCCGACGAGGCCATCGTGCTCGAACAGGGCCGGACGCGTCTGCACGACACGGCCGCGGCGATCCTTGCCGATCCACGTGTCGGCCAGCTCTTCCTCGGCGGTCATGTCGCGCCGGGCTGATCGCGCGGCCGGCTCCGCCCTGCAGCGGCGCCAGGCAGGCCAGGGCGCCCCGCATGTCAGGCGCGCGCGGCGAGTTCCGTTCGGGCCGTCAGCCAGGCGAGATAGTCGGGCGAGCCGGCACTGACCGGCACCATCACGATCTCCGGCGTCTCGTAGCCATGATGCGCGCGGATGAAGGTTTCGAGCGCCACGTAATGTTCGCCGCGCGTCTTGATCAGCAGCAGCCATTCCGCGTCGCGCTGCGGCTTGCCGCGCCAGACATAGAAGCTGCGGATCGGCATGACCTGTACGCAGGCGGCAAGGCGGCTCTCGACCATGGCCGAGGCCAGGCTTTCGGCATCCGCCTCGCTGCCGGCGGTGGTCATCACGATGGCCGCTTCGGCGGGCGCGGCTTTGGTCATGGCGGGCTCCTCACGGCGGCGATGGTCCATCGGCGCCATCCGACCCGAGCGGATAGATCGCCCGATACCAGATGGCGGTGATCTCGCGCGCGAAGGCGTCCGGATCCTCGCGCGCTTTCGCAAGCGCCGGATTGCCGATGACGAAGGCCTCGCGCAGGACGTCGTCGACCATGCATTCCAGGCACACGATGCGCAACTCGATCGCCGCCTGCGAGGCGATCAGCGGACCCTGGCGGCGCACATTGGCGAGGATCCGCCGCGCCCAGGAGGCATTGATGCGCTGGCGTTCGCGCAGCAGCTCGGGGACGGCGTCGCGCAGCTCGCGAACGCGCTCCATCAGCACGGCATTGCGGGCGAAATAGTCGATGTAATAGCGGTTGGTCCGATAGATCGCGTCGAAGGCGGAGACGCTCTGGGTCGCGCCCTTCGGAAAGGCGATGGTCCGGTCGTGGAAATCGGTCAGGACGTCGCGGACCGCGTCCTCCTTCGAGCGGAAATACTGATAGAGCGCGGCGCGCGACACGCCGGCGGCGCCGGCGATCTGGTCCATGCTCAGAAGCGCGAAGGGGGTCTGTTCCAGGCAGCGGGCAGTGGCGTGGCGCACCTGCCGGCGCGTGCGCTCGCCCTTCCGCAGGTCCGCCGCGCGGGCCTCCATGTCCAGGAGGTCGACGAAACGCGGCGCCTCGGGCAGCGGGGCGTCGTCGGCGCGCGCGGCGGGCAGGGCGGCTGTTGGCATCGATGCTCCATTCTCGGCCGGTCCGGCCGCCGGGATGCCCCATGCATCACCTGTGGTTGAATCGGGCTTGCATATTTCTGACACACGTGTCACGTTCTCGCAAAACTGACACAAGCGTCAGAAATTTGGAGGCGACGCCATGTCCATTCGATCCGACCGCCGGGCCCTACTTGCGGCCGCCTGCGGCGCCGTTCTGGCCGCACCCTCCATCGTGACCGCGGCACGCGCCCAGGCGCGGCGCATCGTCGTGCGCGATCTCGGCATCGGCACGTCCTTCGTCGATGCCTATGCGCGTCCCTTCGAAGCGGCGACTGGGATCAAGGTCGTGCCGGTCACGGCCCAGCACGAGCCGGCGGGCCTGATCCGGCAGATGGTGGAGACGCGCGCCTTTACCTGGGACATGGCCATCGTCAGCCGCGCCACCGCCGACCAACTCGCCAGCGAGGGGGGAGGCCATATCGAGCCGCTCGGCATCGAGGCCGCCGCCGGCTTCCAGGCCATGCCAGGCATGTTCAAGGCGCCCTATTATGCCGCCAACGACGTGGTCGCGACGGTGCTGGCCTATCGCACCGACAAGGTGCGCACGCCGCCGCGCAGCTGGGCCGATTTCTGGGATGTGCGCGGCCGGCCGGGCGCGCGCGCCATGCGCCGCTTCCCGTTCGACACGATCGAGCAGGCGCTGCTCGCCGACGGCGTCGAACCGGCGAAGCTCTATCCTTGCGACTTCGACCGCGCCTTCAAGAGCCTCGATCGCATCAGGCGCGACGTCGCGGTGTGGTGGACTTCGGGCGCGCAGAGCTCGCAGCTCCTGCAGTCGGGCGAGGTCGACTATTGCCCGACCTGGAACGGTCGGGCCCAGGTGGCGATCAATGGCGGCGCGCCGGTCGCGCTCATGTGGGAACAGGCGCTCTGGCAGACGGAGGGCTGGGTGATCCTGAAGGGCACGCCGAATGCCGCGCTGTGCCGCGAGTTCATCGCCTTCGCGCTCGATCCCGCGCGCCAAGCGGTCTTCGCCGCGGCGACCGGCTACGGGCCCTCGCTCGCCAAGGCGATCGATCTCCTGCCCGAGGCGACCGCCAAGGCCATGCCGACCCATCCCGACAACAGCCGGTCGGCGCAGCTCATCGACGTCGCCTTCTGGGCGAAGAACCGCGATCGGGCGGCCGACCTGTTCAATCGCTGGGTGGTCGGCTGAGCCGGCGCCCGCCGCCGGCCCGGCCCCCCATTCTTCGCTCGAAAGTTCCGCCATGCTGATGACCAATCCGCCATCCGCCGCCGACGTCAAGCTCGCGATCGAAGGCATCGCCAAGCGTTACGGCCCGACAGCCGCGCTCGAGCCGACGACGCTCGACGTCCGCCGCGGCGAATTCCTGACGCTGCTCGGGCCGTCCGGCTCGGGCAAGACGACCCTGCTCATGATGATCGCTGGCCTCGTCGAGCCTTCCGCCGGCCGCATCTGGCTGGAAGGCGAGGACATCACCGCCCGCCCGGCCTATCGGCGCGACATCGGCCTCGTCTTCCAGAACTACGCGCTGTTCCCGCACCTGACCGTTGCCGAGAACGTCGCCTTTCCGCTGGAGATGCGGCGGCTACCGCGCGTGGAGATCGCCAGGGCCGTGGCCGAAGCGCTCGAACTGGTGCGCCTGCCGCATCTGGGCGCTCGCTATCCGCGCGAGCTTTCCGGCGGTCAGCAGCAGCGCGTCGCCTTCGCCCGCGCCATCGTGTTCAAGCCGCGCCTCGTGCTGATGGACGAGCCGCTGGGCGCGCTCGACAAGAAGCTGCGCGAGGAACTCAAGCTGGAGCTGCGCAAGCTGCACCGCGATCTCGGCGCGACCATCGTCTACGTCACTCACGACCAGGACGAGGCCATGCTGCTGTCCGACCGCATCTGCCTGATGGCCAATGCGCGCATCGCCCAGGTCGACGCGCCCTCCGATCTCTACAACCGCC
This portion of the bacterium YEK0313 genome encodes:
- the lptB_15 gene encoding Lipopolysaccharide export system ATP-binding protein LptB, translating into MSPVLSVRNLTRRFGGITAVSDVSFDVASGEVLGLIGPNGSGKSTLFNCILGQIAPSEGEVILDGRAITGLRPSELNRRGVSRTFQLLQVFPQLTVRENLILAGQEHVGSLVSRLFGARDAGLGGKAEAMIGFFRLGHLADEKAGRLSYGQQKLLDAAMAFMAGPRLVLLDEPAGGVNPTMLEGLKERLAAYNREVGTTFVVIEHNMDFVMSLCTRVIVLAEGRIIAEGRPEDVRRDPAVVDAYLGG
- the livF_18 gene encoding High-affinity branched-chain amino acid transport ATP-binding protein LivF, coding for MAASGAAADAVLILDQVVAGYGPITILNGTSFAVRQGTITTVIGPNGAGKSTVFKAIFGLLKVQSGHIRFDGEDVTGLPPARLIARGITYVPQGRNVFPEISVRHNLELGAVAIPGVTDLDGRIERAMDRFPMLRTKADVQASTLSGGQQKILEVARGLMLEPKLVLIDEPSIGLSPLMVQEVFQILKDLRARGVTILLIEQNARSALSISDEAIVLEQGRTRLHDTAAAILADPRVGQLFLGGHVAPG
- the cutA gene encoding Divalent-cation tolerance protein CutA; this encodes MTKAAPAEAAIVMTTAGSEADAESLASAMVESRLAACVQVMPIRSFYVWRGKPQRDAEWLLLIKTRGEHYVALETFIRAHHGYETPEIVMVPVSAGSPDYLAWLTARTELAARA
- a CDS encoding Bacterial regulatory proteins, tetR family, which codes for MPTAALPAARADDAPLPEAPRFVDLLDMEARAADLRKGERTRRQVRHATARCLEQTPFALLSMDQIAGAAGVSRAALYQYFRSKEDAVRDVLTDFHDRTIAFPKGATQSVSAFDAIYRTNRYYIDYFARNAVLMERVRELRDAVPELLRERQRINASWARRILANVRRQGPLIASQAAIELRIVCLECMVDDVLREAFVIGNPALAKAREDPDAFAREITAIWYRAIYPLGSDGADGPSPP
- the potD_1 gene encoding Spermidine/putrescine-binding periplasmic protein precursor, yielding MSIRSDRRALLAAACGAVLAAPSIVTAARAQARRIVVRDLGIGTSFVDAYARPFEAATGIKVVPVTAQHEPAGLIRQMVETRAFTWDMAIVSRATADQLASEGGGHIEPLGIEAAAGFQAMPGMFKAPYYAANDVVATVLAYRTDKVRTPPRSWADFWDVRGRPGARAMRRFPFDTIEQALLADGVEPAKLYPCDFDRAFKSLDRIRRDVAVWWTSGAQSSQLLQSGEVDYCPTWNGRAQVAINGGAPVALMWEQALWQTEGWVILKGTPNAALCREFIAFALDPARQAVFAAATGYGPSLAKAIDLLPEATAKAMPTHPDNSRSAQLIDVAFWAKNRDRAADLFNRWVVG
- the potA_6 gene encoding Spermidine/putrescine import ATP-binding protein PotA encodes the protein MLMTNPPSAADVKLAIEGIAKRYGPTAALEPTTLDVRRGEFLTLLGPSGSGKTTLLMMIAGLVEPSAGRIWLEGEDITARPAYRRDIGLVFQNYALFPHLTVAENVAFPLEMRRLPRVEIARAVAEALELVRLPHLGARYPRELSGGQQQRVAFARAIVFKPRLVLMDEPLGALDKKLREELKLELRKLHRDLGATIVYVTHDQDEAMLLSDRICLMANARIAQVDAPSDLYNRPRSRFAAEFIGESNILPGSLRRTAAGGWQVALDDGPDLACLPPEQLAEGRVPVLIRPERIRLAPAAAGEGFAATVETVLDLGGIRRIGLATSGGLRFEAIALGSATGGFAVGEAVACAVAPADVVPLAPGAAS